In the Oncorhynchus nerka isolate Pitt River linkage group LG6, Oner_Uvic_2.0, whole genome shotgun sequence genome, ttgtctAAAGATCAatgaggtttaaaaaaaaatgtaatccattttagaataaggctgtaacgtaacaaaatttggaaaaaggggtctgaatactttttttttttacatacaaatacacacagtATTTATATTCtttaatgtaaaaaataaaatgctaTTCCCTTGccgggagagatggatagaaaccATTAAGGATCAGCCAGTCCCTCCCACCTACTGCCACCATCCTCTTCACCACACCCACCCAGTCAGAACCCCAACCATGCCCATCCTACTTGCGTACTTTTCCAGGAATATAGTTCCGGTCAATGGACTCATCTTGAAGGAACATGTGAAGACAGCGCTCATTCTGGGCCAGGGGATGACCTGCAAGTCTggtgatagaggagagaatagCAGGTTTCAGTTAAATAGCAATCATAGTTGATTATTAGTGGAGTCAAAGGCAGATGGCTGGGAGTTAATTTGATAATGACCTGAAATGGAGACACAGTGATACAGAGAGAAATAATATACCGGTAGACAGAAATGATACACACCTGTTGATGAACTGCTCCAAGCCTACCCTCCGCTCCTCAATGAAGGACTCCTCGAAGATACCCTCATCTCCTCGGAAGGGCAGCTGTCTTTTTAAAGCTTTCCCAGGGAGAGGGGGCACCACAATCTTTAGAAAGCACACAACTTATCAGTAACTTAGTCACATACAAACTTTAATGTATTAAACATTTCTGTTTAGATTAGTATTATACCGGTCCGACATGCAAGCAATTAGTTATGCAGTGTGTAACTaccttactgtctctctccagctcattCTTCAGCCACTCAAAatcactgtaccttctccgcacAACAGAGTCCTTAAGTTTGAAGATGGGAAGATTTGTCTGCATGTGAAAAAATGTATATTAAATCACTACATTAAATGACAGAAATCCAGGAGTGGCATTTCCAGTACAGAATCCAGTGACATGGTCAGACATCAGTGCTTACACCAGAACCCTTCACTGATGAATCATTTGATCAGCATCTTGTCTCTGAATCTGTGAAAAACACTTCAGTTTTGTGACACTggtgtgtggtgctgtgtctaATGATAATAGATGGTTTATAATGCAACCACATCTTTAGAGTAGGAAAACACAGAGAGATTGTTGCATTAATATGTTGAGATTTGTAGTAGTAAGTAAGGGTATACAGtagatatttttatttattttactaggcaagtcagttatgaacaaattgttatttacaatgacggcctacaccggcgaaacccggacgacactgtgCGCCGcactacgggactcccaatcacggccggctgtgatacagcctggattcgaaccagggtgtctgtagtgacgcctcaagcactgagatgcagtgccttagacactgTGCAAATTGTGTCTATCCCTCAGCACATGTCTCTGTTCAGCATGCCAGCATGCCCTAGATCTGGGATTTAAGAGACTAGCCCATGTACAAACAGATCTTTCTAATACCATGAAGGTTTAACACCCTAGTGGCTGGTTGCCGATCTCATAACTAGAGCGTTAGCTGGCCCAGTATTCTCCCATCTTGGTCCTGGGGATTCcaagggtgtgcaggcttttattCTGGGTTGGAGAAAAAGCTTATACATCCTACAGAAATCAACAGAGTTTAATAAAAGAGCTATAGCCCATGCTAGTCACTATGTTATCTGGCAGGAGCACTGCTACCAAACAAACACAGTTATTTCACATACTGGCTATTTGATGTTGGTGGTAGCCATCTTAGTAACGACTGCATCAGGAATTTGTATATAACAATTATTTCAAATGACAAAGAAGTGAAAGACTAAGCATTTGAACAGCAAAAAGTCCAGTCTCTCGAAAAACCGTCCCACCCATGTTCCCTCATCATACTAGCGTCACCTAAACTAGGCCCTGCTAAAATCACCGGCCCCGATTTCAATACTGCAAGCTAGTACAAACCTAGAATACTCACCCGCATTCGCACTTCATAGGTGGTGAATCTGTTCCGGCCAACTCCAATTGTTTGTGGGTCATAAACGTCGATTTCAAGAAAATTGCTTGGGGGGCCATACGCATCTGTGAGATCCTGTGGTTTAGAGTTTAATCGGCGAGTATCTGCAACAGTGGGATCCGACATGTTCGGCTTCAGCGGCGGCTGATCTCAAGACCATACAATTGCGAAGGTTCTTGTTCCGCAGCCAATCGAAACAGAGGAAACGCATTCCTCTTTCCCCAAGTATTTACCGGCGTTAACCTTGACCAATTGCAGAAGAGAATGAAACAATTGTGCCAAAATTAAACGAGTGTAAAACAATAATCATACAGACAAAATGTGATTAAAATATTATCAATGAAGAGAACGACTGTTTAGAATTTTAAAGTCTTACAAATTTTACAGGACGGCATATTctgttgtaaaataaataaataattgtttCCAAAATAAAGACTTTCAGGAGTTTAAATCAGACCAGATGTATATTTTTGTTGTGCATAGGTCTAGCTCTACTGTGTATTATTATTCTGCCTTACATCACGCGCTGCATTCGATAAACACTCCCCAAACAAAGTTATACTCTGAAATACACTGGGAATTGTAGTTGTTGTGCACACTGTCAGATTATTGTTTAAATAAACACACCGTGCCATGTTTATTTAGGCTGATCTTAAAAAGTCAAATGAAACGTGTTGCATAGAACACATCTAACATTCCTATGCTTTTCTATGTTGGGACCGATATTCTTGAAAAAAGAATATCACACTGAAATGAATCATCTTCACAGATCTTTCTGGACACAAATCATTATGTTTGAATGTCACTGTACAACAATGGCAATTTTAAAGTAACCTGACTACGACCTACTTTTTTTATGACAGTATACCGATAGACTGGGACTATTGGTGAAAGTTTGAGTGTCAAATGAAAGAGGGATGCATGTGCTTCTTGACTAGATTGGAGCTGAATAGATCTGTAGCCTAGAAGTCTGGGTTACTTGGGCAATTGAAATATGATGGACCATTGTCGGGTAACTTTCCAGCTTTGGTTTAGGTGTTTAGGTGGTGTGTGTACACTTTAGGAAATGTTACACAATCCTGATTTAGGTATTTTAGCTCGACAGCCGTTCGTTGTTTACATTCGTGCTTAAGAAGTCACATGACTGACTGCATTTCCCAGCAGTCTTCACCACGCACGCGCAGTACACGTTTTCTGGCAGTGGTAAACAGACGTCAGAAGGGAGTCTTCGCCTCgagtcaaaaataaacaaaaaaagatATACGATGAATGAATATTTGGACATCCAGAATAGCCACAAGTCAAGCGAAACTAACGAATGAAAGGGGGAGAATTCCAAAGGAAGGTACTGAAGCCTTTTTTTCCGACTTTTGAAAGGATTTTAAACTCCGAAATAACTGGAGTTAGCCAGCAGCTAACTTTAAGTGGCTATCACGCTATTTAAAAAAACTACGTTTGGTGTGTGGAGTCGAACCGAGGTGGGAGAGCCTAAACTCCAAGAAACCGTGGATTACGAACCGTGCTTTAAATTGGCCACAAGACGCGGACTGATCCAATTTTAGGCACACTCTGAAGGTTTGTGCTCGCGCGAGCATCGTGTGCTGCTGCGTGTCAAGAAACATGGCAGATGGTGACACGCGCTTGCCCGCAATGTGGAGGAGCGTGAAAACTTGAATCAGAAAACCACGGACTTTCTGATCAATTTGTTTCTTCTAATTTTGTTTTACAGACCACCATGATCAAACTGTTCAGTAAGGTTTTGCGCTCAACATTTTATTTTTGTCAGTCGACTAAAATTACTTAGTACTGTAGCCAAAGAAGCGACAGCCAGCATAACATTACTGGTTTGACATCAGAAGTAAAAGTGTCATTGCTTAGATAATCAAATATAGCAGATTTATTTTACTTGAAACATTGACTATTTTATTGCAAGCTCCATGAATCCAGATTTTGTGTTCTCTCTTAAGTAATATTGTTTCACGGGAGCAGTGACAGTTAGATGTATGTTGAAATCAAAAAGTTGTTGTTTACTAAATTGCTTTGAATTTTGATATCAATGTTCAAACTAATATTATATCAACTCCAGTATTCTATTGAAGCGGGAGGTTATTTCTACGAACGAAGGAGCGAGGACAGCACGTTGTTTACAAGTGTAGACGGAGGCACCGCAAACCTAGTCGGCTCTTTTGTAACAGAGACCCACTGTCGTAATCCTCATTTGTGGGTTATTTGAAAAGTATATGTGTTTGAGGGTAACTTTTATGTTATAATGTTAAAGCTAAAAGCAAGACGCGAAATAAGTCAGTTCAATTTATAGTGTTGTGAGAGCAATACTTTTATAGCTAACGTTACTTTTACCTTCATAAACATCGAATATATTTACATTTTCCACAACAAACTACCGAGACAaacgtttatatatatatatatatatatatattaagtataTACCCCACAGTAACACGTTATGTGGGCCATAAATTGCATTGGTCTTTGATTTCAATCCAGATGTTTTGGTGTGCATTCCTCCCCGAGTTCTCTTTGTTCTTTTATACAAACAAAGGAACCGTCATCCCAGCCCTCCTCTGCTCCATGTAAATCGGAAGGTTTATGATAGTTACTATTAAAGGGATTATTTGGGTCCCCTAATCTCCAATCTCAGGATTAACACCGCTATACTGGTGTATCCAGATTATTGTTTCTCTCTTCTACTAGTCCCTTTAATAAGAGAATGGAACATAGCGTTTTTGTGTAGATAGTTGAGGTTTATATAGAACTTTTGGTTATACAATATTGGTTAGACAGTATAGTCTAATTTTGAACATAGACCCCTTCTTAGATAAGAATAGGCCTACATTTTGGTGTGCCTATTACAAATACATGTCCCCagattacatttgagtcatttagcggATGCACTTATCCAGAGCGGTTTAGAGGAGCAACTAGGgtcaagtgccttgctcaagggcacatcaacagattgttCACATAGTCGTCTCAGGGATTCATGCCTTCAGTTACTTGCCTAACGCTcttcaccactaggctacctgcgaccCTACAAAAATACAATATTGTTATtttgattttaaaaaacattttgtttCAATATCTGTCTCACTATTATTTACCTTGACAATTTATTTTATGTATCATCTCTTAGTTGTCTACATTTAGGATAGTTGTAGCAAACAAAACTTTTACAATGGAGGGTTCGACGGTACCTAAGATTGACCCAGATTTTGAGCCGCAAAGCAGACCTAGGTCGTGCACATGGCCGCTCCCCAGACCCGACATCTCAGCTGTCAAACCGGAGGGGGCGGATGGCCCTGAATCTTCTGCGGGAACCCCGCCCGCCGACGACGATAAGCAGGAGCAACAGCAAATCATATCCGAGCCTGAGAAAGTTGTGGTAACAGAGGGAGGAGTCGTAGCCGGAGTAGGTGGAGCCACACCCCGAAAGGGATCATCCCGGCGCAATGCATGGGGGAACCAGTCTTACGCGGACCTGATTAGTCAGGCTATTGAGAACTCTCCAGAGAAGCGCTTAACGTTGGCACAGATATATGACTGGATGGTGAAAACTGTGCCTTACTTCAAAGATAAAGGAGATAGCAACAGCTCAGCAGGGTGGAAGGTAAAAAAACATGCTCATCATTATTGTTATTCACATTGTTAGAACCATGTTATACAGCCAATTTGCTGTGAACACATGATACATTATTACACTGCATTAATTAGTGAATAATGGAAGTTATTGCTTGAAATCTATCGTCAAACCAAGTTGAATGTTTTCTGAAAATTTAACAAGGAACCAATCTTAAAACCCTTTTTCTTGCCCCCCCCCCTTTCTTCTAACTCAGAATTCAATTCGCCACAACTTATCACTCCACAACAAGTTCCTGAGAGTTCACAATGAGTCCACAGGCAAGAGTTCTTGGTGGATGCTCAACCCAGAGGGGGGCAAGACTGGGAAAGCCCcccgtcgccgtgctgcctccatGGACAACAGCAGCAAACTGCTGAAAAGCCGGATGCGAGCCAAGCAGACCAAGAAGGCAGCAGCAGGCCTGGGCGGGACCACTGGGGGAGATGGCGACGGGGGCGCAGACAGTCCCAACTCCTCCCAGCAGTTCCCCAAATGGGGGGTAAACAGCGGCAGCCCCTCATCTCGTGGTAGCCTAGACGAACCTGACATGTGGACCAGCTTCCGTCCACGCACCAGCTCCAACGCCAGCACCCTGAGTGGCCGGCTGTCCCCCATCGGCCCCGGGCAGGAGGATGAGGATGACCTGCCTGAGGAAGGTCTACTGGGCTACTCCACGGGCAACCTGCCCCCCACCCTCACTGAGACACTAATGGAGGAGCTGGACCTGATCGATGGCCTGACACTGATGACCGAGCAGCAGGGAGGGGCTAGTCCCAGCACAGCCCCACCGGCTCCCCCCACCCCTCTGCCCTCTGCCTCAACACTGCTTCCCCGGGGCTCCGGGTTCCCCTCCTTCCGCCAGCTACAGCCATCCAACATCTCCCAGGCCCCCAACCAGACTGGGGGACAGTCCTCAGGCACACAATGTGGCAACAATAACAACTCCAAACCATTAAACTATGGTAACTCTCTCTTTAACCCCATGCCCAGCCCTGGCTCCCGTGGGACTGGTCTCTATGGCACTCATGTTCCCTCCAGCTTGGAGGCGTTGCTCACCTCGGACTCCCCGCCTCCCAGTGATTTCATGATGACCCAGGTGGACCCCCTTATGCCCAGTCCTGGTGTAGTGGGGATGATGGGCATGGGGGGGCCCATGGTGGGAGGGCGGCCCAAACCAAACCAGCTGTTGCTGGGGAAGGGGCTTGAGTCAAACACTGTGGCATCCATGAGGATGCAGTCCCAGCTCCAACAGCAGCACTCTCAACTGGGCCTGGGCATGATCCTGTCAGGCATGGCCCAAGACTCTCCACAGCTCTCAGCCCTCAAAGCTCAGCATGCACAGCTGCCAGGTTTGGGGCCTCACCACGGAGGGGGCCTATCCAATATAGGAGGAGGTCTGCCAGGGATGGGCCAGTTCGGAACGCCGAGCTCCTTCCTACCAAGTCAAGACCGCTTGCCCACCGACTTGGACATTGAGATGTTCACAGAGAACTTGGACTGTGACGTGGACTACATCATCAACAGTGACCTCATGGATGGAGAGGGCATTGATTTCAACTTTGACCCCATAGGTGGGCAAAGCTACTCTGGCCCTGCAACTACGCAGAGCGCCGCCCACAACTGGGTACCCAGCTAACTTCTCAGCAACCTTGCAGTGTTAGCCAGGTATGCTGAAATTATACTTTCAGGTTCTAACCTCTCAGTAGTTTTGCACTCCACAACTAAACCACCCTTTTCTTTACCCATTGCTTTCTTTATCCTCTTCATGATTACCCTTGTTTCCCTCTCACCCTCACTCACTTCCTGTATCCCCTGCTTTGTTCTGGAGATTAATCAAGAACATCATGAACTACAATTTGAACATTTGTCTTTTACTTGTTGTTGCAGGTAAGGATCCCCAATCACACACAAACTCAATGACACCTACAACAAAGAACACACCTGGTGCATTCATTCCTAATCCTCATCTCCCTATTGGCTGAAGATCCAATTCCGAAGCAATTTTTTAAACCTTTGTGCTTGTACTTTTGATGAAACCAGACCTCAGACATCCATGTCACGGGCCATCCATGTCCCTCCCCCTAGTAACAGTTGCAACTTTTGGGGACTTTGCCGTATTTTTATGAGTGTTTGAGAAAAGTATGACAGAATTTATTTGGAGTGAAAAGATGAAGCACAACTAACAACTCTTAAGTTAATATCACAATGACTATTATTACTATACCAAAGTAGTTTTAGGATTGATATGGTACACTTCCTTGATGTCTTTGATATTGAAGGTGAAATGGACAGTGCACACAGGAAGAAATTGCCAGTTTTCATATAAATTGTAGGTGGTTAACTATTACCGCCAACTTGGACATGAAATGACGCTGCTGCATCTTTATCTATGGAGGGATTGAAGTTCCAACACACTCCTCTGGACTTTCCTCAATTCAAATATTGAGAAGATGACACGAGCAAAGGCTGATGATGTTAAGTCATTGGATGAGACCAAGTAGATATATGATTTCACATTGGACTCCGCATGTTGACCGAACGTAGTCTAACATTTGGTCGCTTGGTGGTACGAAACATGTGCTTCTGTTTCTTTTTCATTGACGAGACCGGAGCTGCAAAGTAACTAGGAGTTATGTCCGTAGTCATTTAACAGTACAGGGTATGTGATATGCATTTACCGCTTGGCATTCATGACTCCGCTCAGTGTGTGCTAAAGAGCAGGGTAGAAAACACTTTGGTGGAGTTTTTTATTTTCCTGATGTGCAGTTACACTAACAATGTGAAGAAAAGTGATTTGTGAGCTTTTTACAGGGGGCATTCAAAGGTAATTGTATTTGCCAACAAATTATTTTGTTGACAAAGTGTTATATCATTGAAAGCAGTTTTCCTCCACTGCTTTAAGGGCCGTTTGAAGGTTTTGCGGAACTGGGTTGTGTTTCAAGGCACTTGGGAGTATTCTTGTCATGTGGCTCCTGTACTCTAATGGCAAAATAAGAGACTAAACCAAGTTCGGTTGAATCATTTCATCAAAGAAAAGAGGCAAGGTTGTATACATGCTATGTAAATAGACATGTCATGCTATGCAGATCAATCAGGAGAATTCAAAAGAAATCTTGAAGGAAATTGTTAAGATCTTCTCTTGAAGGGTTTTGCATTTAATGTTTTCCTGCAATGTTCTATCCCTTAAAGTAAGGAAACTGGGACTTCACGTGGAAATATTTTCTCACTGATAACTTTGTTATACATCTTTCTTTTCATTAAATTAATACAACACGTGAGAAGTAAAATATTTGACTAGTTTAATATACAATTTAGATGGAGGTTATATGTGAAATATTAACCTATATGAATATATTTCTATTACTAATCGGACG is a window encoding:
- the LOC115130669 gene encoding sorting nexin-12 isoform X4 yields the protein MSDPTVADTRRLNSKPQDLTDAYGPPSNFLEIDVYDPQTIGVGRNRFTTYEVRMRTNLPIFKLKDSVVRRRYSDFEWLKNELERDSKIVVPPLPGKALKRQLPFRGDEGIFEESFIEERRVGLEQFINRLAGHPLAQNERCLHMFLQDESIDRNYIPGKVRK
- the LOC115130669 gene encoding sorting nexin-12 isoform X1 — encoded protein: MSDPTVADTRRLNSKPQDLTDAYGPPSNFLEIDVYDPQTIGVGRNRFTTYEVRMRTNLPIFKLKDSVVRRRYSDFEWLKNELERDSKIVVPPLPGKALKRQLPFRGDEGIFEESFIEERRVGLEQFINRLAGHPLAQNERCLHMFLQDESIDRNYIPGKQPGDENDDLLSPAPPTPPGCLALSLELTLPLPQGASPHILLNTCICVGTLCKYDVHIYISYL
- the LOC115130669 gene encoding sorting nexin-12 isoform X5; amino-acid sequence: MSDPTVADTRRLNSKPQDLTDAYGPPSNFLEIDVYDPQTIGVGRNRFTTYEVRMRTNLPIFKLKDSVVRRRYSDFEWLKNELERDSKIVVPPLPGKALKRQLPFRGDEGIFEESFIEERRVGLEQFINRLAGHPLAQNERCLHMFLQDESIDRNYIPGKV
- the LOC115130669 gene encoding sorting nexin-12 isoform X3 — its product is MSDPTVADTRRLNSKPQDLTDAYGPPSNFLEIDVYDPQTIGVGRNRFTTYEVRMRTNLPIFKLKDSVVRRRYSDFEWLKNELERDSKIVVPPLPGKALKRQLPFRGDEGIFEESFIEERRVGLEQFINRLAGHPLAQNERCLHMFLQDESIDRNYIPGKCLSPFLRCE
- the LOC115130669 gene encoding sorting nexin-12 isoform X2; protein product: MSDPTVADTRRLNSKPQDLTDAYGPPSNFLEIDVYDPQTIGVGRNRFTTYEVRMRDSVVRRRYSDFEWLKNELERDSKIVVPPLPGKALKRQLPFRGDEGIFEESFIEERRVGLEQFINRLAGHPLAQNERCLHMFLQDESIDRNYIPGKQPGDENDDLLSPAPPTPPGCLALSLELTLPLPQGASPHILLNTCICVGTLCKYDVHIYISYL
- the LOC115130671 gene encoding forkhead box protein O4, whose amino-acid sequence is MEGSTVPKIDPDFEPQSRPRSCTWPLPRPDISAVKPEGADGPESSAGTPPADDDKQEQQQIISEPEKVVVTEGGVVAGVGGATPRKGSSRRNAWGNQSYADLISQAIENSPEKRLTLAQIYDWMVKTVPYFKDKGDSNSSAGWKNSIRHNLSLHNKFLRVHNESTGKSSWWMLNPEGGKTGKAPRRRAASMDNSSKLLKSRMRAKQTKKAAAGLGGTTGGDGDGGADSPNSSQQFPKWGVNSGSPSSRGSLDEPDMWTSFRPRTSSNASTLSGRLSPIGPGQEDEDDLPEEGLLGYSTGNLPPTLTETLMEELDLIDGLTLMTEQQGGASPSTAPPAPPTPLPSASTLLPRGSGFPSFRQLQPSNISQAPNQTGGQSSGTQCGNNNNSKPLNYGNSLFNPMPSPGSRGTGLYGTHVPSSLEALLTSDSPPPSDFMMTQVDPLMPSPGVVGMMGMGGPMVGGRPKPNQLLLGKGLESNTVASMRMQSQLQQQHSQLGLGMILSGMAQDSPQLSALKAQHAQLPGLGPHHGGGLSNIGGGLPGMGQFGTPSSFLPSQDRLPTDLDIEMFTENLDCDVDYIINSDLMDGEGIDFNFDPIGGQSYSGPATTQSAAHNWVPS